A window of the Sphingobacteriales bacterium genome harbors these coding sequences:
- a CDS encoding 3-ketoacyl-CoA thiolase yields MKLRKKVYMVAGYNTISMGTGRKEFNPKKERPGLEHYLKEAGQAVLAKIGGAGNVDETVIGNFMASRFNRQAHLGAFAAYIDEGLRYKPSIRVEGACASGGLALVTAIRSVLAETAHVVLAMGIEVQNTVKAIYGADILAGAGHYAMRKNGHAFYFPGEFSDRAGAYFEKYGRDYTRLGMATWFKNCIENARLCPTAQEYENKVDDLIALGLTEPNPKAFTDHLNVFDCSKVSDGCSAIAVVSEEGLKRIGIPKSEAVEIISFAQAVDNITEFPPEPTELRCTMASVRQSLGDAGITKDQLATVETHDCFTIAGIMATEAIGFAERGKGPEFVAKGETARNGSIPFNTTGGLIGWGHPTGATGVHQAVTIWEQLTGKAGAAQIEIKPEKPYGLSVNMGGNDKTVVSIVYKRA; encoded by the coding sequence TATGGGCACAGGACGTAAAGAATTCAATCCGAAAAAAGAACGTCCGGGATTGGAACATTATCTGAAAGAAGCCGGTCAGGCAGTATTGGCAAAAATAGGCGGTGCCGGAAATGTCGATGAAACTGTTATCGGCAACTTTATGGCCTCACGCTTCAATCGTCAGGCTCATTTAGGTGCGTTTGCTGCTTACATCGATGAAGGATTACGCTATAAACCCAGTATCCGGGTCGAAGGAGCCTGCGCTTCAGGAGGCCTTGCTCTGGTAACGGCTATCCGTTCCGTACTTGCCGAAACGGCTCACGTTGTTTTGGCTATGGGGATTGAGGTTCAAAACACGGTCAAAGCCATTTATGGTGCTGATATTCTGGCAGGTGCAGGCCATTACGCCATGCGTAAAAACGGCCATGCCTTTTATTTCCCTGGTGAATTCAGCGACCGTGCTGGTGCGTATTTTGAAAAATATGGCAGAGATTATACCCGCCTCGGCATGGCAACATGGTTTAAAAACTGCATTGAAAATGCCCGCCTCTGCCCCACCGCTCAGGAATATGAAAACAAAGTGGACGACCTGATAGCCCTCGGATTAACGGAACCTAATCCCAAGGCTTTTACTGATCATCTGAATGTATTTGATTGCAGCAAGGTCTCTGATGGATGCTCCGCTATTGCAGTGGTTTCAGAAGAAGGATTAAAACGCATTGGTATTCCAAAATCTGAAGCAGTTGAAATTATCAGTTTTGCCCAGGCTGTTGACAATATCACTGAATTTCCGCCAGAGCCTACTGAGTTGAGATGCACAATGGCTTCTGTACGTCAATCACTTGGTGATGCAGGTATTACCAAAGACCAGCTGGCAACAGTCGAAACACACGATTGTTTTACCATTGCCGGTATCATGGCTACCGAAGCCATAGGATTTGCTGAAAGAGGAAAAGGACCTGAGTTTGTGGCTAAAGGTGAAACTGCCCGAAACGGCAGCATTCCTTTCAACACAACGGGAGGATTAATCGGCTGGGGGCATCCGACAGGTGCTACAGGAGTTCATCAGGCAGTTACAATCTGGGAACAGCTTACCGGAAAAGCCGGAGCAGCACAGATCGAAATCAAACCCGAAAAACCTTACGGACTATCCGTAAACATGGGTGGAAATGACAAGACTGTGGTGAGCATTGTGTATAAAAGGGCCTAA